A region of the Gadus morhua chromosome 1, gadMor3.0, whole genome shotgun sequence genome:
cagccccctcctccctgaccagcagacacacaaacatcaacacaaacacacacacacacacacacacacacacacacacacacacacacacacacacacacacacacacacacacacacacacactgtcagtaaAGCACCTACCAATTAGCTAATGGGTCGTTAAGAGTTGCGTCCATCAGGCTTGTAATCAATCAATTAGGGATCCAGACGAGAGTGTAATTGGACCACTTCAGCATTCTGTAAGGATGggatcaccatggcaaccaataCCGGGCAACTCTgctgagtcagtgtgtgtgtgtatatgggtgtgtgtgcgttagttcacatagtgtgagtgtgtgtgtgcgtgtgtgtttgtgtgtgtgtttacttcttGATTACATCTAGTGTGGTCATTGATTCAATGCTcccataaatacatgaatactgTATTCCAGTACTACAGTATTATACCTCAGCACTATAGTATACTGTACAGGAATATACTACAGTACCACAGGACTTTACTACAGTATTATACCTCAGTGGAACAGTATACTGTACTTTACTACAGGACTATACAAAAATAATGCAAGACTACTACAGTATTATACCTCAGCACAATAGTATACTGAGCTATCCTACAGGAAAATACTACAGTAGTACTCTACTAGTACTATTCCATCAAGTATCCTGATTTGAAGTCCTTTCATACGTGATTAATACATGGACATTACCTGGTTATAAGTGATTAATACATGGAACTGACCTGGTTATAAGGGATTAATACATGGACCTGACCTGGTTATAAGTGATTAATACATGGACCTGACCTGGTTATAAGTGATTAATACATGGACCTGACCTGGTTATAATTGATCAATACATGGACCTGACCTGGTTATAAGTGATCAATACATGGACCTGACCTGGTTATAAGTGATTAATACATGGACCTGACCTGGTTATAGGACCTGGGCCGGACTATAGCCTGCCTAGCAACCGCCCAGACTAGACTGCTGCATTATTTATGATTGGTTGGCAGCTGGTCACAAGACTTTGTTGCTAATTCTTTATTTATGAAGGATGATCATTTGTCAGATTAGGACAAAACGTGCCTgtctgctgtctctctgtctgacattctgtgtccctccctccccctctaaaGTCATGAAATAATTATCATGCGAAtttaatatgaataaaaaaaatatttgccaAGACCTCTAAATTAAAGAAATTGAATTTTAAATGATTTGTTATGCTTATTATAATGTCACCAAACATTTTCGTTTACATTTCTACCATACTGTATCAGAGAGATCGGATTAATTAACTATATAAATATACTGCAAGCATTGAGCAAAATATCACCGCAGAAAATAATGGGCTGTGTTTCTAGAAAACGAAAAAAACATCATAATTGAATGTCCAAATGAAAATGTGAAATATTAAAATCTGATGGTGATTTGGAAGGGCGAGCGAGCAGACTTTACAAAGCAGAGGGCTCCCCCTGCTGTCCTCTGGGAACATGACATGTAGGGCTATCACAGGCCCCATGAAAAATTACATGCAGTTTAATGCCTGGTCAGATGTAAACATTACATGTAGGTTAATTCCTGGTCAAATGTAAACATTGCATGTAGTTTAATTCCTGGTCAAATGTAAACATTACTGTAGTTTAATTGCTGGTCACATGTAAACATTATATGTAGTTTACATGCTGACTCTGTCTGTTCAtagacatactgtacatacagaCAGAAGAACAGTACATTTTTCTTTCAATTTCTGATACAATTCTCAACGTACAATCTCTGAATTGGGACGCAACCGCCTGCTgtccaatcagagcagcggATGCTGTGATGAGCTGGCATTAAAAGCGGAAGGCGGAAGTTTATCTGACAGAGAGCTAAGCTAACTAGCCTAGCTTGTGAGGTCTAACCGGCCAGTTTTTCTCCACTCCTCGTCTCTACTTCTTTCCTCGGTAAGTAGAGTCATGTAGTATCATTACATATATTATTTAGTATTAGTTTAGTACGATTTGTATATATTAGAAGTATTAGTTATATGTAATTCATGCTAACAACGCCATCGATCGCTGGTTCGACTTCGCAGGTATGAAGTACTGTTGTATCACTGTTGTATTGTAGTACTGTACACAGTGTATACtagtagtactgcagtattTATGAGGGACGAATTACCGTACTGTGAGGTATGTATTATGTACTGCACTAGTAGTAATGTTATAGTCACGTTCGACTAGGTTATTTGTAATGTTGtagctggagggaggggagtgtaCAGCAGGGGAGTGGTGTACTGGACCAGAGGGGGGTGTTCGTAGTGAATGTGGTGTACCGGACCAGTAGGGGTGTGTACTGGACCTGTAGTGAGTGTAGTGTTCTTCAGGCAGGATGAGTCTCCAGTGGATGGCCGTGGCCACCTTCCTCTACATGGAGGTGTtcctggtgctgctgctctgcATCCCCTTCATCTCACCCAAGAGGTCAGTATCCTCACCTTAACCTACTTACCGTCACCCTACCTTAACATTACCAAACTCAGACTGCGTTGCGTAGCGTTGGATTTATGGTACACTATGTTCTTTTTAAGGTAAATACTGTCAAACTATATTCTCAGGCTCTATCTCGAGAGAGATGTCTCTCTTTGACCCGAGATAGATATCTCTCTATCTCGGTGAAGAGATAGTGATCAGCCTGTAAACAAATAAACCACTCACTGAGTGGGTGTTATTACTGTAGTCCCATGACTCTTCCTGCTGACAGCCTGTTGTGTAGTGAGGTGGTTCCTCCTCTAGGGGGCAGTGCtggcctgttgactatgaacaGTTTCAGTGGAGAATGAAGTCGGTGTGTGCCATGTGTGTGAAGGTGGAGTCGTCTCTTCAAGTCCCGCATGGTCCAGACCATCGCTCTCTACGGCAACACCTCCTTCATGGTGGCCATCGCCATCCTGGTCTTCCTGCTCATCGGTGGGTTGATagctatgtatgtatgtatgtatgtaaatatCTCTGGGTATGTAATGCATGCATCTATCTCAAGTGTGTGTATATCAATCTGTAtcatgtgtgtatctctgtgtagaTGCGTTCCGCGAGGTGAGGAAGTACAGCGTCCCAGAGAAGGTGGACCTGGTCAACAACCCCACAGCAGTGGAGCACATCCACATGAAGCTGTTCAGGGCCCAGAGGAACGAGTACATCGCCGGCTTCGCCCTGCTGCTCTGCCTGTAAGActctactactattactactactactgtggTGTATACCAAGACTAGTGTTGACCAAAATACTATTACTACTGTAGTGTATAGAGACTAGTGTAGTGTAGACCAAAATACTATTACTACTGCAGTGTATACCAAGACTAGTACTACTGTACTAGTGTATACCAGGATACTCCCTCACTGAGCTTCAGCTCAGAGAGGGTGGTAGTGAGTTTCGGTTCACATAGGAATGCCATGACGATGactctgtacccccccccccctccttcagaCTTCTCCGTCGCATAGCAACCCTGCTGTCCCAGCAGGCCTCTCTGATGGCGTCCAACGAGGCCTTCAAGAAGCAGGCAGAGGGTGCTAGCAACGCTGCCAAGAAGTTCATGGAGGAGAATGACCAGCTGCAGCAGGTACGCAAACCATCTGGTCAAAACACAGGTACGCCACTAATGCTAAACATCCAGTCAGTAAACAGGCACACCGCTAACCATCCAGCCAGTAAACGGGTACACCGCTAACCATCCAGTCAGTAAACAGGTACACCGCTAACCATCCAGTCAGTAAACAGGTACACCGCTAACCATCCAGCCGGTAAACGGGTACACCGCTAACCATCCAGCCGGTAAACAGGTACACCGCTAACCATCCAGTCAGTAAACCGGTACACTGCTAACCATCCAATCAGTAAACAGGCACACCGCTAACCATCCAGTCAGTAAACAGGTACACTGCTAACCAGCCAGTCAGCCTGTGTCACCatggttacaacacactgcctgTCTGTGCCTGGTGTAGAAgctgaagggggcggggctaaagGTACCTGATGCGGGCGCTAAGAAGtctggagaagaggaggaggacctggagcAGGAGGTGAAGACTCTGAGGGAGGAGCTGGCCACCGCCAAGAAAGGTGAGGACTGAGACTAGCGCCTCATGCAGCCGGTGGGGAGCAAGGGCTTCCTCTGAGAGCAAGGAGGTGTGAGGAGGCTCCAGGTTCACGGTCCCCACCTGATAAGCCATGTGTCACTCCTCACTGGCATCTTCATCCTAGACCTTAGTTGGCCCAACCCATCTAATTTATTGTCGggtgccttttttattttaatgaaagGTGCTTCTGCCGAATAGGAATGCACCCCTTTTACGAAGTGTTTCTGCGATCAGAAACCCTGACGGAGGTTATGAGTTTAATGGAGGAGGCTCTGCCATGCCCGGCTACAGCTGGAGGAGAACACCTTTTGTCTGCCTTCTTTGGCAGCAGAGTCTTCATCAGAGCCGGATAGTTatggaggggttagacagtacagagacatcattaaggagcaggtaggggttacagtacagagacaggtcattaaggagcaggtaggggttagacagtacagagacgggtcattaaggagcaggtagggggtagacagtacagagacaggtcattaaggagcaggtaggggttagacagtacagagacgggtcattaaggagcaggtaggggttagacagtacagagacaggtcattaaggagcaggtaggggttagactgtacagagacaggtcattaaggagcaggtagggggtagacagtacagagacaggtcattaaggagcaggtaggggttagacagtacagagacaggtcattaaggagcaggtagggggtagacagtacagagacaggtcattaaggagcaggtaggggttagacagtacagagacaggtcattaaggagcaggtaggggttagacagtacagagacaggtcattaaggagcaggtaggggttacagtacagagacaggtcattaaggagcaggtaggggttacagtatggagacgggtcattaaggagcaggtaggggttacagtacagagacaggtcattaaggagcaggtaggggttacagtatggagacgggtcattaaggagcaggtaggggttagacagtacagagacgggtcattaaggagcaggtaggggttacagtacagagacaggtcattgaagTGCAGTGTGCCTGGACGTTTGAGTGACTCCTCCACGGTGTCTCCCAGCCCTCCAGAAGTCGGACAGCGACGTGCGGGCCATGAAGTCCCAGGCAGAGAACCTGACCGTGGAGTACGACCGGCTGCTGGGGGAGCACAGCGTGCTGCTGGTGAGACGCACACATACTGACTCAACACGCGTTGATACTAGGGCTGGCTATTCCCAGGTACCTTTCAATTCGGTTCTTTAGGTGTTCATTCGATTCAATTTCGATACcgatccaattgcttcgatatcgattcaataatacgtgcagatgacaaaaatcgAGAACCGAGAACAAATCAATTgtagtgcattgatgaatcgatattttttacccagccctagttCATACACATGTGTGTAGGGATAGACATAGATTTAATGGTCTGTCCCATTCTGCTGTTATAGGGGTGTTAACCTCAGGGAAGTCCTCTGCGTCGTGCTGCTGGTCTGAACCTTCCCTCAATGAGCCGCTTCATGAGCCTAGGTTCTGCAGCCATAGCAGAAAGGTTCCTTAgacctctccttccccccctcagGGATAATGGTCTTCATCAGTATGAAGCTCCTGGTGGTGTTGCTCATCAACCACAAGAACGTTGTTTGAGGGTGATGACATCCCATgactctgtccccccccccccccctcaggccaGCGGAGACTCCAGGGACAAGAAGTCAGACTGAAGCTCCCCGCTTCATCTTCATCAAGCTCCGTCTGCCTCCACCACTTCACGCACATGACGTCACTTCCTGATAACCGATGTCCCTTTGGAGCGGTTGCAACCAGTTTGTTTCCAGCGGGACATCCAATAGGAagtatttccccccccccctcaagaaCAGTACCAATAGGACTCTTCTCTACCCAAGCCTGCTTTAAGCCTCCAGTTAGCATGAGGAGGCTAGCCCTCATGCTAACGCCGTATGGAGAGCAGGGCTTTACTCTGTTGCGATGTGCTCACCGTTCAGTGGGTTTCTTTTATCACGGTTTGAAGTAATGTTATGTGAATGCCACGTTGGCTAAAGCTAAAGCGCTAGCTTCCTTAGGCGGTTTATCGGCCGTCAGTGCTAGGGGGAGTTCCGGAGCCAATCCCCTGCTAGGACCGACAGGTGGGGCTGACACCTGTTGGCTCGGGGCAGTGGCCTTTAGTCTCGGGCTTCTCCTGCCAGTCGGTTAGATCCTGACGGGCTCCTCTTCAGACTTCATGTTCGGACCATGCTTCACCGTGCGACTCTTCTTCTGCACTGTTCATCGAATGTCTAAACTTTATTGGTATTTTTACGTTGTACGAGGAGTGGTTGATTTGTGGGGAAATGGAGCCAGGTGTTGATGATCCGTCCTGTTCACTGTAGGACACAAGTTGGACCAAATGGGTTAAAGAAATGTAGAGGGTGATAAATAAGAGCCGTGTTGTTTTCCGAGCCAGGAGGTCTGGCTCCGTTTACAGAGAAGAAGGGGAAAGTTGAACCTCCTGTATGGTCTCTTCTAGGAAGGgaactctctcctccctcctcctgtctctctgagtgtgttgTTATGTACTGAAGCTGTTCCTGCTCCAATAAACCAGTTCTCTCTGCATGCTCACTGAAGTCCTCAGCCTACACCCATAACACCACCCTCACTATATATCAAACCCCACGACATCGCCGTCACTATCAATCTCCCTGAATGAATCCAGAACTTTATCGCAGTGTATATATCACTGTATGTCAGGGGTTATGGCCATGGCCTTGGCCTTGGTATGAAGTTggccgtctccacctcctcctgtctgggctaggcccctcctcctgtctgaaCAAGGCACCTCCTCGTGTCATAAGGTTCATCTACTGGCACCTCCTCTGTCGGTAAGTTCCGTCCTCCTGTCCTAGTAAGGCCCCCTCTGCTTGCACCGCCTCCTCCTGTCTGAATAAGGCCCTCCATCTCCTGTTTAGGGCAGCTGCTCCGCTGGCCTCTGACATTCAGTCTGGTTTGAACCAGATCCAGCAGCTGAACCGTGTCTTCAGCTTCTCAGAGTCTCAATTTACCAAAGAGAAACAGCCAGCCGGCTTCCTGGAAACGGGGGGCTGGGCACAATGCTGCTAGCACCGATGCTAGCACCGATGCTATCCCTGGGACCCGCAAGCCAGGAGACATCAGCATTTCCCCCGCTAGCCTTGAAACCAGTTGCAAGCCAACAACTAGCATGTTAACCATGTTATCTGGTCAGTGTGACGTCACTCACATATGATGTAATCTGGTCTGTGTGTTGTCACTCATGTTGTAATCTGGTCAGTGTGAAGTCACACATGATGTAATCTGGTCAGTGTGATGTCATACTATACTCCCTCTGCTTGACCACAAAACACATTTCATGGGCTGACTTATTTGTAAacacattttatattttaatcaaATTTTAAATACTATAGTACCACCATATTTGAAATCCAGATTAAGAATGTATCTCATGTTCAACATATTTGTTACATTTAAAAATTATTGTAGTTTAAATGTAAACTTTAGTTCAAATGTTGACTACTGAGGTTTCAATGTAAACGACTGAGGTTTAACTGTTCAGCCCAGGTTGTAAAGATTCAAAAATAAATCCTTCATACTAGCAGGAGGTGTGAAGGCGTGGCCACACATTTGGTGCTCAGCCATAGAAAACTAGCCCTCAGGATACACAGAAGGACCCTCCTATAAAGCATATGGCGGTTCCAGAAGGGAAAATCCCATTCATATTCTGAATAGAGGTTTTGATTAAGAGCCATTATGTCGTATCCATCCAAAGTGTACTTACCATGAGCCAAGGGATTGTGTAAAGATGGTATATGGGATGGGCATTTAAAAGCACCACACTACCAAACATGCTAAAGTGTCACGTCTTTGATTGGTTGAGCCCCCTGTTACCATGGTCAGGTACCGGCTTGACTGCCCGCGCGAAAGTCAAGCCCTCGATTACTGCTGCCGCTGAACTCGATAATCATTGACTGCAGAGCCGACATGACGTCCCTTTGGATGAGGACGTGTCCAAATGGGTGAAAACCAGTACAAGTCAGTCCTCAtactggtgtgtttgtgagggtcaGCTTGAAAGAGAAGACGTACAGGATTCTGGTGTGTTGCAGGCCGGCTACTAAGGTAGCTGACATGAGTTGTACTTATGTAGTGTTATGTCGTTATCATGCTgcagtgaataataataaatactataTGGCAGTGTTATACCATAATTTGGGTAGGATAAAGCCTAGGAATAtataatgttgaatgaatacgtAAATGAATTAACGTGTTAAAAACGAGTAACGTATTACCTAATGTATCACCACTCGTTGTCGTAGCAACCACACCCGTCGGGAACCATGAACCGCCATTGTTGGACGCACGAGCGGTGAGAGCAGTTGGGAACGAAGCACTATGTCGACGTCAACACTAGATACAGTATATAAAACAttgtacacacactcaaaatatattaaaaaaacttGTATAAACACTAATAATGACAAAGGTTAAAAAAGAAGCGCGCCTTGGAAGTCGTAGGAAAGGGCTGCAAACATTATGGGATGAGTTCCCTacttttgtttgtttccttACGTTGTTTTTTGCTCTGAACCAAATGTTTTATGTTCATGAATAATTTGTGAGATAATTGGTTTGTTTCCAGGATTAAAACTAGTGTAAATGTAAACTCGAGTGTAAATCTGCCTTCTCCGTGTAGAAAGCTTGAATATAAACTACAGCTGGATAAGGAGAAATAATTGATTATGTACAGCCTGATAAGGAGAGAGTATTGATGTATGGTTTGATAAGGAGAGACGGATGCATGTGTAGTCATCAAGTGAGTTTTATTGCCGTAGTTTAGTCAGTGGACTGGCCAGGGATCACAGTGGGCTAGCATGGCTAGCATGGTTAGCATGAAACCCTGACATTACATCTCGTCATTACAGGGGGACCAACACTCCATTAAATCAATTAAATCAAACCACCAGTTAGCCCTTTAGCTTCCTGCTAACACTGGTTCATTCAAACCAACCATTAGCTTGctgctagcctagcctagccagTAATCTTCTCGCATGGAGTGAGATGTTAAATATCAACTTGGCTAACTGATGATCTGCAGTCAggaaaacacataaacacagtttGGAAGGGAGACAGTGCAAGGCTAACTTTGTTTGTTTAGACAACTTGAGGCCTGGTTTGGTACAGCGTGCAGATTAATGAGCTGATGCTAAC
Encoded here:
- the bcap31 gene encoding B-cell receptor-associated protein 31, with translation MSLQWMAVATFLYMEVFLVLLLCIPFISPKRWSRLFKSRMVQTIALYGNTSFMVAIAILVFLLIDAFREVRKYSVPEKVDLVNNPTAVEHIHMKLFRAQRNEYIAGFALLLCLLLRRIATLLSQQASLMASNEAFKKQAEGASNAAKKFMEENDQLQQKLKGAGLKVPDAGAKKSGEEEEDLEQEVKTLREELATAKKALQKSDSDVRAMKSQAENLTVEYDRLLGEHSVLLASGDSRDKKSD